A window of the Streptomyces luomodiensis genome harbors these coding sequences:
- a CDS encoding glycoside hydrolase family 2 protein: protein MDKLNGKADHMSVDQSEPPRPEYPRPQFRRDRWLNLNGSWEFEIDRSDTGRERGLVERELADEIVVPFAPEARLSGVEEQDFMRAVWYRRMITVPRSWEGDRVLLHFGAVDHDATVWVNGIEVGRHRGGFSSFTFDITDAAPAGELVPLVVRARDDPQAPQARGKQSVPYAPRAAKYWRTTGIWQTVWMEPVPPTAIRRPRITPNVAAGALDVEVPLSANLPGGAVHIRVRDASGDVIADTVRADLDLSARLSLTLPPERIHLWSPADPHLYDVDIELRDADGHVVDKVESYAGLRSVAITGKQIRINGDIVFQRLVLDQGYYPDGLMTAPSDADLIRDIRLGQAAGFNGARLHQKVFEERYLYHADRLGYLVWGEFGDWGCNTDQGQSTNQQPDASYVQEWLEVLERDYSHPAIIGWCPMNETWQDYGDRITALDDVMRGMFLATKAHDTSRPVLDTSGYAHRIAESDVFDSHDYEQDPKVFAANHQALSAGEPYVNRSDSTGESWSIGYRGQPFFISEFGGIWWNPAEADQPQSATTSWGYGDRVRSVEEFYTRFDGLVGALLDHPDMFGYCYTQLTDVFQEQNGIFGFDRSEKFDIERIRAAQLRPAAIELREGPRT from the coding sequence ATGGACAAGCTGAACGGAAAGGCAGACCACATGTCGGTTGACCAGTCCGAACCGCCCCGGCCGGAGTATCCCCGACCGCAGTTCCGGCGAGACCGCTGGCTGAACCTCAACGGCAGTTGGGAGTTCGAGATCGACCGGTCCGACACCGGTCGCGAGCGCGGGCTGGTCGAGCGGGAGCTGGCCGATGAGATCGTGGTGCCCTTCGCCCCCGAGGCCAGGCTCTCCGGAGTCGAGGAACAGGATTTCATGCGGGCGGTCTGGTACCGCCGCATGATCACCGTCCCTCGGTCGTGGGAGGGCGACCGCGTGCTGCTGCACTTCGGCGCGGTCGATCACGACGCGACCGTATGGGTGAACGGGATCGAGGTCGGACGGCACCGGGGCGGCTTCTCCAGCTTCACCTTCGATATCACCGATGCCGCCCCCGCTGGGGAGTTGGTGCCCCTGGTGGTGCGCGCCCGCGACGACCCGCAGGCCCCCCAGGCCCGAGGAAAGCAGTCGGTGCCGTACGCCCCGCGCGCGGCCAAGTACTGGCGCACCACCGGCATCTGGCAGACGGTCTGGATGGAGCCCGTGCCGCCGACCGCCATCCGCCGCCCGCGCATCACACCGAACGTCGCTGCCGGAGCGCTCGACGTGGAGGTGCCGCTCTCCGCCAACCTGCCCGGCGGTGCGGTGCACATCCGGGTCCGCGACGCTTCTGGCGACGTGATCGCCGACACGGTACGTGCCGACCTCGACCTGTCCGCGCGGCTGAGCCTGACGCTGCCCCCGGAGCGGATCCACCTGTGGTCGCCGGCCGACCCGCACCTCTACGACGTCGACATCGAGCTGCGCGACGCGGACGGACACGTGGTCGACAAGGTGGAGTCGTACGCCGGCCTCCGCAGCGTCGCCATCACGGGTAAACAGATCCGCATCAACGGCGACATCGTCTTCCAGCGGCTCGTGCTCGACCAGGGCTACTACCCGGACGGGCTGATGACCGCACCCAGCGACGCCGACCTGATCCGCGACATCCGGCTCGGCCAGGCGGCCGGGTTCAACGGTGCACGGCTGCACCAGAAGGTCTTCGAGGAACGCTACCTCTACCACGCCGACCGACTGGGCTACCTGGTCTGGGGCGAGTTCGGCGACTGGGGCTGCAATACCGACCAGGGCCAGTCCACGAACCAGCAGCCGGACGCATCGTATGTCCAGGAATGGCTGGAGGTGCTGGAACGGGACTACTCCCACCCGGCGATCATCGGCTGGTGCCCGATGAACGAGACCTGGCAGGACTACGGCGACCGGATCACCGCACTGGACGACGTGATGCGCGGCATGTTCCTGGCGACCAAGGCCCACGACACCTCCCGGCCGGTTCTCGACACGTCCGGCTACGCGCACCGGATCGCCGAGTCCGACGTGTTCGACAGCCACGACTACGAACAGGACCCGAAGGTGTTCGCGGCCAATCACCAGGCGCTGTCCGCCGGCGAGCCCTACGTGAACCGATCCGACAGCACCGGCGAATCCTGGTCCATCGGTTACCGCGGACAGCCCTTCTTCATCAGCGAGTTCGGCGGCATCTGGTGGAACCCGGCCGAGGCCGACCAGCCGCAGTCCGCCACCACATCCTGGGGCTACGGCGACCGAGTCCGCAGCGTCGAGGAGTTCTACACGCGATTCGACGGACTGGTCGGCGCGCTGCTCGATCACCCTGACATGTTCGGCTACTGCTATACGCAGCTGACCGACGTCTTCCAGGAGCAGAACGGCATCTTCGGCTTCGACCGCTCGGAGAAGTTCGACATCGAGCGCATCCGGGCGGCGCAACTCCGGCCCGCGGCCATCGAGCTCAGGGAGGGGCCCCGTACATGA
- a CDS encoding alpha-mannosidase, with protein MLRVRRFTKFRIRPAVYRDTRPTRITAWTVGGEPVPFADAVTKPYLPFALGEPWGRPWDTTWFDVSGEVPADWAAGGQAELVVDLGFTGDQPGFQAEGLVYRPDGEIVKAIEPYNSWVPLPDHGPFRLLIEAAANPIVQVPYEYEPTAMGDKATAGDEPLYRLTDLSVAWRDQEVWELLQDVTTLDGLVDVLPEQGARRAEIVHALERMVDVMDPDDVAGTAARGREVLAPVLAGRAPDSSLIVSAVGHAHIDCAWLWPTRETVRKVARTFANVLDLSERHPEFVFAASSAQQYAWLKDSQPRLFERVRHAVAAGVIRPVGGMWVESDTNMPGGEALARQFVLGKRFFAEEFGVDSEEVWLPDSFGYTAALPQIARAAGARYFLTQKPSWNETNPMPHSSFLWEGIDGSRVFTHFPPAETYNSDLGAADLARTERTFRQKGKARHVLGLYGWGDGGGGPTREMLAAAERKHDLDGSPRVRLADPGSFFRAAEAELSAPPVWVGEMYLELHRATLISQARSKRGNRHSEALLREAELWAATAAVRRGAPYPYDELRRIWETVLLLQFHDILPGTSIAWVHQDAERDYGRVADELTALITTALDALRADADDALVAANAGPYPRHGVPAMGLGPATPAATATPRPAGDRIVLDDGMLHVEIDRSGTLVSVVDLDADRELLPQGVAGGVLQLFRDTPREWDAWDINDEDKRSGRDLVEPMSIDIVDDAVVVRHERGKTVINVSIRLSEGKIDYTFDIDWHESQKLLKLAFPLDIRTDRSTSEIQFGHLHRPIHQNTSWDAARFETVAHRWIHVGEPDYGVAIANDVVYGHDIRGGQAPSGRPMTTARLSLLRAPRYPDPFADQGRHAFSVSLRPGGIPEAIADGYALHLPLRTVPGAAAEPLLVVTDRAVVVESVKLAEDRSGDLVVRLYEAHGKRSRATVRTRFGWHEAVATDLLERAVDSEAVRGTTPGSGVELELRPFELLTLRFRDPVA; from the coding sequence ATGCTCCGGGTCCGCCGGTTCACCAAGTTCCGGATCCGGCCCGCCGTCTACCGCGACACCCGTCCGACCCGGATCACCGCGTGGACGGTCGGCGGTGAACCGGTGCCGTTCGCCGACGCCGTGACGAAACCGTATCTGCCATTCGCGCTCGGTGAGCCGTGGGGACGACCCTGGGACACGACGTGGTTCGACGTCTCCGGTGAGGTGCCCGCCGACTGGGCGGCCGGGGGGCAGGCGGAACTCGTCGTCGATCTGGGATTCACCGGCGATCAGCCCGGTTTCCAGGCCGAGGGGCTGGTGTACCGGCCGGACGGAGAGATCGTCAAGGCGATCGAGCCGTACAACTCCTGGGTCCCGCTGCCCGATCACGGCCCCTTCCGGCTGCTGATCGAGGCGGCCGCGAACCCGATCGTCCAGGTGCCCTACGAGTACGAACCCACGGCGATGGGCGACAAGGCAACGGCCGGCGACGAACCGCTGTACCGGCTCACCGACCTGTCGGTCGCCTGGCGCGACCAGGAGGTGTGGGAACTGCTGCAGGACGTGACCACCCTCGACGGGCTGGTCGACGTCCTTCCGGAGCAGGGTGCGCGACGCGCGGAGATCGTGCATGCCCTGGAACGGATGGTCGACGTCATGGACCCCGACGACGTGGCCGGCACCGCGGCGCGCGGGCGGGAGGTCCTCGCGCCGGTGCTGGCCGGCCGCGCGCCGGACAGCTCGCTGATCGTGTCGGCGGTGGGGCATGCCCACATCGACTGTGCCTGGCTGTGGCCGACCCGGGAGACCGTGCGGAAGGTGGCGCGGACCTTCGCCAACGTGCTGGACCTCAGCGAACGTCACCCGGAGTTCGTGTTCGCCGCCTCATCGGCGCAGCAGTACGCCTGGCTCAAGGACAGCCAGCCGCGACTGTTCGAGCGGGTCCGCCATGCGGTGGCCGCCGGCGTCATCCGCCCGGTCGGCGGCATGTGGGTCGAGTCCGACACCAACATGCCCGGCGGTGAGGCGCTGGCCCGTCAGTTCGTGCTCGGCAAGCGCTTCTTCGCCGAGGAGTTCGGGGTGGACAGCGAGGAGGTGTGGCTGCCCGACTCGTTCGGATACACCGCGGCGCTGCCGCAGATAGCCCGAGCCGCGGGCGCCCGCTACTTCCTCACCCAGAAGCCGTCCTGGAACGAGACCAACCCGATGCCCCACTCCAGCTTCCTCTGGGAGGGCATCGACGGCTCCCGGGTGTTCACCCACTTCCCGCCGGCGGAGACCTACAACTCCGACCTCGGCGCCGCCGACCTCGCCCGTACCGAGCGGACCTTCCGGCAAAAGGGCAAGGCGCGCCACGTACTCGGGCTGTACGGCTGGGGCGACGGCGGCGGTGGTCCCACCCGGGAGATGCTGGCCGCGGCCGAGCGCAAGCACGACCTGGACGGATCGCCACGGGTGCGGCTGGCCGACCCGGGCAGCTTCTTCCGCGCCGCCGAGGCGGAGCTGTCCGCGCCGCCGGTGTGGGTCGGCGAGATGTACCTCGAACTGCACCGCGCCACCCTGATCTCGCAGGCGCGGAGCAAGCGGGGCAACCGGCACAGCGAAGCCCTGCTGCGGGAGGCCGAGCTGTGGGCGGCGACCGCGGCCGTTCGCCGGGGCGCCCCCTACCCGTACGACGAGCTGAGGCGGATCTGGGAGACGGTCCTGCTGCTGCAGTTCCACGACATCCTGCCGGGTACCTCGATCGCCTGGGTCCACCAGGACGCCGAGCGGGACTACGGGCGGGTGGCGGACGAGCTGACGGCTCTGATAACGACCGCGCTCGACGCGCTCCGCGCCGATGCGGACGACGCCCTGGTCGCCGCCAACGCCGGCCCGTACCCGCGGCACGGCGTACCGGCGATGGGCCTGGGGCCGGCGACGCCTGCCGCGACGGCCACACCGCGTCCGGCGGGTGATCGGATCGTGCTCGACGACGGGATGCTGCACGTCGAGATCGACCGAAGCGGCACGCTCGTCTCGGTCGTCGATCTGGACGCGGACCGGGAACTGCTGCCGCAGGGCGTCGCGGGCGGCGTCCTCCAGCTCTTCCGCGACACCCCACGCGAGTGGGACGCCTGGGACATCAACGACGAGGACAAGCGCAGCGGCCGTGACCTCGTCGAACCGATGTCGATCGACATCGTCGACGATGCGGTGGTGGTGCGGCACGAGCGTGGCAAGACGGTGATCAACGTGTCGATCCGGCTGTCCGAGGGCAAGATCGATTACACCTTCGACATCGACTGGCATGAGTCGCAGAAGCTGCTCAAACTCGCCTTCCCGCTGGACATCCGGACCGATCGATCCACCTCGGAGATCCAGTTCGGTCACCTGCACCGGCCGATCCACCAGAACACCTCCTGGGACGCCGCCCGGTTCGAGACCGTCGCGCACCGGTGGATCCATGTCGGCGAGCCCGACTACGGCGTCGCCATAGCCAACGACGTGGTCTACGGCCATGACATCCGAGGCGGGCAGGCGCCCAGCGGCCGGCCGATGACGACGGCGCGGCTGTCACTGCTTCGCGCGCCGCGCTATCCGGACCCGTTCGCGGACCAGGGGCGGCACGCGTTCTCGGTCAGTCTTCGCCCGGGTGGGATCCCCGAGGCCATCGCGGACGGGTACGCCCTGCACCTTCCTCTGCGCACGGTGCCGGGCGCTGCCGCCGAGCCGCTGCTCGTGGTCACCGACCGCGCCGTCGTCGTCGAGAGCGTCAAACTCGCCGAGGACCGCTCCGGAGATCTCGTAGTGCGCCTGTACGAGGCCCATGGCAAACGCTCGCGCGCGACCGTGCGGACCCGGTTCGGCTGGCACGAGGCCGTCGCCACCGACCTCCTGGAGCGTGCCGTGGATAGCGAGGCGGTCCGCGGGACGACGCCCGGTAGCGGGGTCGAGCTCGAACTGCGCCCCTTCGAACTGCTCACCCTCCGCTTCCGCGACCCGGTGGCCTGA
- a CDS encoding carbohydrate ABC transporter permease, with the protein MAATHAVEPQAATAPAGPPRRRTPTWSVVQRALQYTLMALLALFCVVPFAWVALTAVDADGGPTVRLPAFTADNFVRFFTDSGTPRLFLNSVIVSFAATALNLACGLLGAYGLSRYRFRGRRTFMFGILLIRVIPPPATIVALYLLMVKMELDDSYLGLILAEAAAALPITLWLLKGTIDAVPAELEEAAWLDGNTRFGAIRRIILPLVGPGLGAAAMLTFMHVWGDFLTPLVLLQSPDLYPLSIGLFRSFTAFHQVDWGVLAASALVYMAPPAVLYIFLRRHLMRSSLGGAVKG; encoded by the coding sequence ATGGCGGCCACGCATGCGGTCGAGCCCCAGGCGGCCACCGCACCCGCCGGTCCCCCGCGTCGTCGTACGCCGACGTGGTCGGTCGTCCAACGAGCACTGCAGTACACCCTGATGGCGCTGCTGGCCCTGTTCTGCGTCGTACCGTTCGCATGGGTCGCGCTCACCGCAGTGGACGCCGACGGGGGACCCACGGTCAGACTTCCGGCGTTCACCGCGGACAACTTCGTCCGGTTCTTCACCGACAGCGGCACCCCGCGGCTGTTCCTGAACAGCGTCATCGTGTCCTTCGCGGCGACCGCGCTGAACCTGGCCTGCGGCCTCCTCGGCGCCTACGGGCTGTCCCGCTACCGGTTCCGCGGGCGCAGGACCTTCATGTTCGGGATCCTGCTGATCCGTGTGATCCCGCCGCCGGCGACGATCGTGGCCCTGTACCTGCTGATGGTCAAGATGGAGCTGGACGACAGCTACCTCGGCCTGATCCTGGCCGAAGCCGCGGCGGCGCTGCCGATCACACTGTGGCTGCTGAAGGGGACCATCGACGCCGTTCCGGCCGAGCTGGAGGAGGCCGCCTGGCTCGACGGGAACACTCGATTCGGCGCGATCCGCCGGATCATCCTCCCGCTGGTCGGCCCCGGTCTCGGCGCTGCGGCCATGCTGACGTTCATGCACGTGTGGGGGGACTTCCTCACCCCGCTGGTGCTGCTCCAGTCGCCGGACCTCTATCCGCTCTCGATCGGCCTGTTCCGCTCGTTCACCGCTTTCCACCAGGTCGACTGGGGCGTGCTCGCCGCGAGCGCTCTCGTCTACATGGCGCCCCCGGCCGTGCTGTACATCTTCCTGCGTCGGCATCTGATGCGTTCGAGCCTGGGCGGCGCCGTCAAGGGCTGA
- a CDS encoding carbohydrate ABC transporter permease: MTTAKALSGRPIRRRRERGVLPLLLGPSVLLIAVFVIAPAGYGVYLGLTDTQLTGWAARDPQFVGLENFRNLLGSEDFLASLGRTGEFVLWSAIVGQTVLGMVAALLLRTKWLRGKGLFGALVLLPMVVPEVVASLTWASVLSSNGDGTLNRLLALFGSGAAAPLQDHPMASVVIINVWRGIALAMIMFQAALEDIPDELIESARMDGASALQVFRHITLPLIRGPVFLYLLLTTITTVGVFGLVYFLTQGGPGQGTELASIYIFHRAFQYSQIGLGSAASVILFVLLMILGLTYARLAKVEV, translated from the coding sequence ATGACCACTGCCAAAGCCCTGTCCGGCCGACCGATCCGGCGACGGCGGGAGCGCGGAGTGCTGCCGCTGTTGCTCGGGCCTTCGGTCCTCCTGATCGCGGTCTTCGTGATCGCCCCAGCCGGTTACGGCGTCTACCTCGGTCTCACCGACACACAGCTGACCGGCTGGGCCGCACGGGACCCCCAGTTCGTCGGGCTGGAGAACTTCCGGAACCTGCTCGGCTCCGAGGACTTCCTCGCATCGCTGGGCCGCACGGGCGAGTTCGTACTCTGGTCGGCGATCGTCGGGCAGACGGTGCTCGGCATGGTCGCGGCGCTGCTGCTGCGCACGAAGTGGCTGCGCGGCAAGGGCCTGTTCGGGGCGCTGGTGCTGCTGCCGATGGTGGTGCCCGAGGTCGTCGCGTCGCTGACCTGGGCGAGCGTGCTCTCCTCCAATGGGGACGGCACCCTCAACCGGCTGCTCGCCCTGTTCGGCTCCGGTGCGGCGGCTCCGCTCCAGGACCATCCGATGGCGTCGGTGGTCATCATCAACGTCTGGCGCGGGATCGCGCTCGCCATGATCATGTTCCAGGCCGCGCTGGAGGACATCCCCGACGAGCTGATCGAATCGGCGCGCATGGACGGTGCGAGTGCGCTCCAGGTCTTCCGGCACATCACCCTGCCGCTGATCCGCGGCCCGGTGTTCCTCTACCTGCTGCTCACCACCATCACGACGGTCGGCGTCTTCGGCCTGGTCTACTTCCTGACCCAGGGCGGTCCCGGACAGGGGACGGAGCTGGCCTCCATCTACATCTTCCACCGCGCCTTCCAGTACTCCCAGATCGGCCTGGGCAGCGCCGCTTCGGTGATCCTGTTCGTCCTGCTGATGATCCTGGGCCTGACGTACGCCCGGCTGGCCAAGGTGGAGGTCTGA
- a CDS encoding ABC transporter substrate-binding protein, with translation MSRNRVLAAAMAGMLLTGALTACSGSGADEGEDGPATIKLLEYQEPRAKVIKALIPEFERAMAKQGKKIKVELVADPLTDEQFHTKITQQLHSGTAPDVLDMGGSNVTGLAGAGYLLKLDDYLDKWDGWGQYYTSAKESARQPDGGFYSVPHEASVQSLFYRKDVLQQLNIDTSQPRTWDELIGRLKKVQAKTGEAPIVIPAGTAWGAGTWTEGFFPLMAGTGSTFYDAKSKKWTLKSKGLSATFGLYDKLIKADLLPVRDLQNPNPWEPTKYEKFVKGTLPVSAQGSWGWKFDWGPEGAAPLKNLREKVATWDYPALVSGTKPYSVSGGGYGYSVNAHAENPDAAVELVKWLSSGTALAKQLVTVGAVSPRKGLTGTAPYKNEPSLLEAERKLPGSILPPRGDGEDQVSQAIQGATGKMLSGGADGGQAAEAFAKEAKELLGDNRVAE, from the coding sequence ATGAGCCGCAACCGTGTCCTTGCCGCTGCCATGGCCGGGATGTTGTTGACAGGGGCACTCACCGCCTGCTCGGGCTCGGGCGCGGACGAGGGCGAGGACGGCCCGGCGACCATCAAGCTGCTGGAGTACCAGGAGCCCCGCGCCAAGGTCATCAAGGCCCTCATCCCGGAGTTCGAGAGGGCGATGGCCAAGCAGGGGAAAAAGATCAAGGTCGAGCTGGTCGCCGACCCCCTCACCGACGAGCAGTTCCACACCAAGATCACGCAGCAGCTCCACTCCGGCACCGCGCCGGACGTCCTCGACATGGGCGGCAGCAACGTGACCGGTTTGGCCGGCGCCGGCTACCTACTCAAGCTCGACGACTACCTGGACAAGTGGGACGGCTGGGGCCAGTACTACACGTCGGCGAAGGAGAGCGCACGCCAGCCCGACGGCGGCTTCTACTCCGTCCCGCACGAAGCGAGCGTGCAGAGCCTCTTCTACCGCAAGGACGTGCTGCAGCAGCTGAATATCGACACCTCGCAGCCGCGTACGTGGGACGAGCTGATCGGCAGGCTCAAGAAGGTCCAGGCCAAGACCGGCGAGGCCCCGATCGTCATACCCGCCGGCACCGCCTGGGGCGCCGGCACATGGACGGAGGGCTTCTTCCCCCTCATGGCCGGCACCGGCAGCACCTTCTACGACGCCAAGTCCAAGAAGTGGACGCTCAAGAGCAAGGGGCTGTCGGCCACCTTCGGCCTGTACGACAAGCTCATCAAGGCCGACCTCCTTCCGGTGCGGGATCTGCAGAACCCCAACCCGTGGGAGCCGACCAAGTACGAGAAGTTCGTCAAGGGCACCCTTCCGGTGTCGGCCCAGGGCAGCTGGGGCTGGAAGTTCGACTGGGGCCCCGAAGGCGCGGCACCGCTGAAGAACCTGCGTGAGAAGGTCGCCACGTGGGACTACCCGGCGCTGGTATCGGGCACCAAGCCGTACTCGGTCAGTGGCGGCGGCTACGGCTACAGCGTCAACGCCCACGCCGAGAACCCCGATGCCGCCGTCGAGCTCGTGAAGTGGCTGAGTTCCGGGACGGCCCTGGCCAAGCAGCTGGTGACGGTGGGGGCGGTCTCGCCGCGCAAGGGCCTTACCGGCACCGCCCCGTACAAGAACGAGCCGTCGCTCCTCGAGGCGGAGCGCAAGCTGCCGGGCAGCATCCTGCCGCCGCGCGGTGACGGCGAGGACCAGGTGTCCCAGGCGATCCAGGGCGCGACGGGGAAGATGCTGTCCGGGGGCGCAGACGGCGGGCAGGCCGCCGAGGCCTTCGCGAAGGAGGCCAAGGAGCTGCTCGGCGACAATCGGGTGGCGGAATGA
- a CDS encoding ROK family transcriptional regulator: MRRGSNQLRVADFNQAVVLDLVRRSHGVSRADLQRESGLSSQTISNITRRLIDDRLIRESTPEGGARGRPSIPLVTDPDGAYSVGVHIDPARLIIVLLGLDGEVRLGRQDHTPQATNPSEVTAFIADAVSGLITEAGIDRARVLGLGIAAPGPLDVDAGLLLDPPQLPNWRNVRLRTDLHEATGLPVLLDKDVTAAATAELRSSPQSSTSFVFLYLGSGVGASVVLDNQVIRGTTNNVGEVGDLVVDPDAEQLEWSGRRGGLAAACVPEALVLQAARVGLMPLPNLNDYVAVDDACSTLCTLASAGDAVAFRILERAARRVAVGLGVLVNLLDVPRVVLGGPLWDRLSSVFLPVIPGLVDRELVAAREEVLVQGSAVGDQAAAQGAAELVMDHFLAPRASALMVG; this comes from the coding sequence ATGCGGCGAGGGAGCAACCAGCTGCGGGTGGCTGACTTCAACCAGGCGGTGGTGCTGGACCTGGTCCGCCGGTCTCATGGCGTCAGCCGTGCCGATCTACAGCGTGAGTCCGGTTTGAGCTCGCAGACCATCTCCAACATCACCCGCCGGCTGATCGACGACCGGCTGATCCGCGAGAGCACGCCGGAGGGCGGTGCCCGCGGCCGCCCGAGCATTCCGTTGGTCACCGACCCGGACGGGGCGTACTCGGTCGGTGTGCACATCGATCCGGCCCGGCTCATCATCGTGCTCCTCGGCCTCGACGGCGAGGTCCGGCTGGGCCGCCAGGACCATACGCCGCAGGCCACGAACCCGTCCGAGGTGACCGCCTTCATCGCCGACGCCGTCAGCGGTCTGATCACCGAGGCCGGCATCGACCGGGCCCGGGTGCTTGGGCTGGGCATAGCGGCGCCGGGCCCGCTGGACGTCGACGCCGGGCTGCTGCTCGACCCGCCGCAACTGCCCAACTGGCGCAACGTCCGGCTGCGCACGGACCTGCACGAAGCGACGGGACTGCCCGTCCTCCTCGACAAGGACGTCACGGCCGCCGCGACGGCGGAGCTCCGCTCATCACCCCAGTCCTCGACCTCGTTCGTCTTCCTCTACCTGGGATCCGGGGTCGGCGCCTCGGTGGTGCTCGACAACCAGGTCATCCGCGGCACCACGAACAACGTCGGCGAGGTCGGGGACCTGGTCGTCGACCCCGATGCCGAACAACTGGAGTGGAGCGGCCGGCGAGGAGGCCTGGCCGCCGCCTGCGTCCCGGAAGCGCTCGTCCTCCAGGCCGCCCGGGTCGGCCTGATGCCGCTGCCGAACCTGAACGACTACGTCGCCGTCGACGACGCCTGCTCCACGCTGTGCACCCTCGCCTCCGCGGGCGACGCCGTCGCGTTCCGCATCCTGGAGCGCGCGGCGCGCCGGGTCGCCGTCGGCCTCGGAGTGCTGGTGAACCTGCTGGACGTACCGCGGGTGGTGCTCGGCGGCCCGCTGTGGGACAGGCTCAGCTCGGTGTTCCTCCCCGTCATCCCCGGCCTCGTCGACCGCGAACTCGTGGCGGCGCGCGAGGAGGTGCTGGTGCAGGGGTCTGCCGTGGGTGATCAAGCGGCCGCCCAGGGTGCGGCCGAGCTGGTGATGGATCATTTCCTCGCACCTCGCGCCTCCGCGCTGATGGTGGGCTGA
- a CDS encoding FAD-binding protein, whose amino-acid sequence MPDHRRRPGRHPDAHALGLPLSVFSGGNDWLGRAVRDRGLIIDVSAITTIEVDAKARTARIGGGARLDVLSNAQALWIGLGLGATGVPSRVID is encoded by the coding sequence GTGCCGGACCACCGCCGACGTCCAGGCCGCCATCCGGACGCCCACGCGCTCGGGCTGCCGTTGTCGGTGTTCAGCGGGGGCAACGACTGGCTCGGTCGAGCCGTACGCGACCGTGGCCTGATCATCGACGTCTCGGCGATAACCACGATCGAGGTTGATGCCAAGGCGCGGACCGCCCGGATCGGCGGCGGTGCCCGTTTGGACGTGCTGAGCAATGCTCAAGCTCTGTGGATCGGGCTCGGGTTGGGCGCGACGGGCGTACCTTCCCGAGTGATCGATTGA
- a CDS encoding GNAT family N-acetyltransferase, whose protein sequence is MIALLKDDLAQASAEVGVALTEYFVTDTAKWVWQYRVNQLTSDPGCAGWLTQIVVAEPEGAVVGYAGFHGRPDEAGMVELGYSVVPVYRRQGYARAMLTALVHRATAEARVRTVRVTISPDNTASLATISGFGFVEVGEQWDEEDGLELIFEVPV, encoded by the coding sequence ATGATCGCCTTGCTGAAGGACGACCTGGCTCAAGCCAGTGCCGAAGTAGGCGTCGCTCTCACCGAGTACTTCGTCACCGACACGGCAAAGTGGGTGTGGCAGTATCGGGTCAATCAGCTGACCTCGGACCCGGGTTGCGCGGGGTGGCTCACGCAGATCGTGGTAGCCGAGCCGGAAGGCGCCGTCGTGGGGTATGCCGGGTTCCATGGGCGGCCGGATGAGGCGGGCATGGTGGAGCTCGGTTACTCGGTGGTCCCCGTCTACCGTCGTCAGGGCTACGCCAGGGCGATGCTCACCGCGTTGGTGCATCGGGCCACTGCCGAAGCCCGAGTCAGAACCGTGCGGGTGACGATCAGTCCTGACAACACCGCATCCCTGGCCACCATTTCCGGGTTCGGCTTCGTGGAGGTCGGAGAGCAATGGGACGAGGAGGACGGCCTCGAACTCATATTTGAAGTTCCTGTCTGA